A single Halopelagius longus DNA region contains:
- the msrB gene encoding peptide-methionine (R)-S-oxide reductase MsrB, which yields MTDQERLQTDEEWREKLSAEEYRILRESGTEPRFSSDLLDVDEDGVYRCAGCGQVLFDAETKYGADHAWPSFFDAEEGSIEFREDHSHGMTRTEVACSRCESHLGHVFDDGPEPTEKRYCINGVALDFETDAE from the coding sequence ATGACCGACCAAGAGCGACTGCAGACAGACGAAGAGTGGAGAGAGAAACTATCGGCCGAGGAGTATCGGATCCTCCGCGAGAGCGGCACCGAGCCGCGCTTCTCGTCGGACCTGTTAGATGTCGACGAGGACGGGGTGTATCGATGTGCCGGATGCGGTCAGGTACTGTTCGACGCCGAGACGAAGTACGGCGCCGACCACGCCTGGCCGAGCTTCTTCGACGCAGAGGAGGGAAGCATCGAGTTCCGCGAGGACCACAGTCACGGTATGACGCGAACCGAAGTCGCGTGTAGCAGGTGTGAGAGCCATCTCGGACACGTGTTCGACGACGGTCCCGAACCGACCGAGAAGCGGTACTGCATCAACGGTGTCGCGCTCGACTTCGAGACGGACGCTGAATGA
- a CDS encoding peptide-methionine (S)-S-oxide reductase MsrA — MNPTATTIREYDQNALDRDETETATFALGCFWGPEAQFGAMDGIVRTRVGYAGGTKLNPTYRELGDQTEAFRVDYDTDDVSYADLLAIVFDSHDPNHQPRKRQYQNIVFTDSPEQREALETYLEANGLDVDSIETRIESLTRFYPAESYHQKYNLKAKQSLLNPFEEAGYDDEELQESPAAAKLNGYAGGHDIPEEHEIGAVLDRSPSS, encoded by the coding sequence ATGAACCCCACTGCAACCACGATACGCGAGTACGATCAGAACGCACTAGATCGAGACGAGACCGAAACCGCAACGTTCGCACTCGGCTGTTTCTGGGGGCCAGAGGCGCAGTTCGGCGCGATGGACGGCATCGTCCGAACGCGAGTCGGCTACGCTGGCGGCACGAAACTGAATCCGACCTACCGCGAACTCGGAGATCAGACAGAAGCGTTCCGAGTCGATTACGATACCGACGACGTTTCGTACGCTGATCTCCTCGCCATCGTCTTCGATAGTCACGACCCGAACCATCAACCCCGAAAGCGACAGTACCAGAATATCGTATTTACTGACTCGCCGGAGCAGCGTGAGGCACTCGAAACGTACCTCGAAGCGAACGGGCTGGACGTCGATTCAATCGAGACTCGGATCGAATCCCTCACCCGGTTCTACCCCGCCGAGAGCTATCATCAGAAATACAACCTCAAAGCAAAACAGTCGCTGTTAAACCCATTCGAGGAGGCGGGCTACGATGACGAGGAACTCCAAGAGTCGCCCGCAGCGGCGAAATTGAACGGGTACGCCGGGGGACACGATATCCC